The sequence below is a genomic window from Geothermobacter ehrlichii.
CTATACCAATAGCCAAATCTTCTTCATCGAAAGCGCGAGCAATATAACCTGTTTCACGATGCTCTACTATATCTTCAACGCCTGTGTCTTTGAAGCATACAACAGGTGTTCCACATGATAATGCCTCTAATGCAGTGAGCCCAAAAGCCTCCTGTAGCGAAGGGACGACCATAACATCTGCAGCAGAATACAAACAAGCGAGGCTCACGTCGTCTTTTACAAAACCGACATCATGTATTTTTGTTCTTACATTTAAAGGTTCATCAGTAGATGATCTTCCAAAAATGACTAACTCAAAATCATTCAACCCTTTTTCTCGCAACAAGTCTGTTGCACATTTTAAATGCTCATAACCTTTGCGCTTATCAACGGTAGCATTAACGGCTCCAAAAAGGATTAATTTTTTTTTCTCAGGTAAATTCCAAGCCTTTCTAGACACCTTCTTATCTATTGGCTTGAATACAGTTGTATCGACGCAATTTGGGATAACCGTAATATTGTGTCTACCGAAAAGTGAACTCTCTCTAGCTTTTCTGGCTATCCAACCACTAACAGCCACAACATGTATTTTTAAACTTCCCAAAATCTTTATTTTGCGCTTCTGATTCCAATAAGATAAATCAAACTTCGAGTTACTATTCAGAACTGGGCATCTACCACAGGTGCTTGAAAATTTTCCGCAAAAATTATCGTAATGACATCCACCCGTAAAGGGCCACATATCGTGTAAAACCCAAACAATGGGCTTATCAATTTTTGCCAACTGGTTGATACTCAAAAAACCATCTGTTATCCAATGTACATTTATAATGTCCGCATCAGCAATGTAGCTTTTATTGATTGAGTTACCAATCCAGCCAATTGAAAATTTTCCTAGTCTATTTCGCGCAGAAATACATACTGGAACATTATCTATCTTATTTGTTGCTAAATTATAAAATTTTACGAACGGATTGTTAGTACTACAAATCGGTTCGTCGGGAATTACCTTATTCTTCACAACAATTTTTGAAGCAATGTCGCACTCAATAAGCCCCGAATGAATCCGCAAAGCCGCCCTGGCAGCACCACCATGGCACTCTGAGCTATTTAAATGTACTATCTTCATGCGACACCCCTTAGGAAGGGTTTAATTTTTGTCTCAAAAACCTTGCCCAATCCTGAATTGGTGTATTTGAGGTCAATGCAAAGTTCTTCTTAAATTTTTGCACAGCAGTTTGACGAATTTGATCGCCCCACCAATCATCCACCTTGGAATATATTTCATTTAGCTTTGTTGCCACCGATTCTGGACTATAATGTAATACTCCAACACGCTCGAGTTCCTCGTAAAAAGGTTTTGCAGCATCTCTTATTTTGAATAAATCAGGATTTCCAAAAATAATGGTTGGCACATTCATTGACAAGCACTCAAGAAAAGTTGTTCCTCCAAAATGGTCTAGCACCACCATCATTGCCTGACTTGCACTATCTCTGAACGAATCATTGTTATCCTGAAACTTCAAACCTGAACATTTTTTTTGTAACATCTCCTTTACTCCCCATCCAAAGTCCCGAGGATATAGCCTTATTTTGATACTGTTCCTCACCTTTCCATCAAGATTTTCCCAAAAAGCTACCTGCCAATTGAAATGTTCTAAAAATCTAGAACTAAAAGGGAGATGCGAAAGAAAATTGGCATATCTTGAGTCCAAAGTTGTTACCCACAACACCTCTTTATTCCTCTTTTTTGACTGCTTTACCTTTTTCAGGCCAAAGAGCCCTTGTGCCGGCAATGGGATCACATCTTCATCGTCACTCCACCCCCAGGAAATAAATTTATCTACGACGGACCGTTCAAATATTTCGCCATAGGAAGGTTCAGATTCTCCATAGGTACCACCATGTTGCACACCATATATTTTTGTTCCCTTTTGTGCGCATTCTGCAGCCCAAATTGAGAATGCGGTATCCCAAAGAAAACCGACACCTGTAATTATTTTTTTGGGAACATTTGAGATTAAACAAGGCTTTATACCATCTCTAATGAAAGAAAATCCTTCAAGGAACTCATAAGGTAAATTCACCCGTAGTGTAGAAAGTACTAAGCGTTCAAACTCATCATTAGTCGGCAGATTATTAAGACCTTCACGCATATCTTGGTTATTTGAGTAATCGTATTTTTTCTGTGGAAAACTATATATCGGCCAAGCTTTAAATCCGGTCAATAGGCTTAATTTAAATAAATCTTTCTTGCCGATCAATGTGACATATAGTGCCACTTCACTTTCTTTCCCATTATCAAGAATATTTTCTAAAAATCGGCTTAGTTTTGTTTTGCTAATTTTATTTGTGCCATTTGACGTGATTTCATTTTGATATTGGTCAAAAAAGTTTATTCTTCTTTCTATTGGGAAACCTAAAAATTCTGAAATTTGACCGTATAATTGAAGGTTTAAATTATCGCAAACCCGCACTTTTTCATAAAAACTCAAGGCATCATTGCAAGTAAAATATGACGACTGGTCAATAGAAATAGTACTTATACTTTCAAATCTATCCTTTGCATCTTTTAAGCATGTGTATTTATCAAACAAGGTCTGTATGTATATCGTAAGGAAATAACCAACAATTTTCCTCCAGTAGGCTTTATCTTTCTCTATCCCATGCACTTCATTAAGATATATTGAAAGGACTTTCAAAACATTTTCATATGTTTTCTGACAATATTTTATTGATTTATCCAGCCTTTCAAAATCATTCCAGGGAAATTTTATTTGTTGACAATCAGAATTTGATTGTTGGTTTGCCGTGTGTTTTTTACACCATTCACCTAAAAGAACTATGTCTTTATTTTTTGGCCATAAATCTTCTTGAGATGTCGTAGCCAAAAAATATTCTCTTTTTAAATCCATAATTACCTCTTTAAAACACAAGTAATTAAACATAATAGATTAACAGACTGTAGAGTTCTCATTTTTTTTATAATTACACTTTTTTCTACTTTATCAATTCCAAAAATAAAAATTAAAACGCTCACAAGTAGAGATAGGACAACAGCGGCAAAAACAAATCCCTGCCACGTTTCGATCACCTGAATATTCCTCCAAAAAGGTACGATTAACAAACCACCAAACCAGACAGGCCATTGCCCTTTAATAACGACTGTGCTCAGATAATTAAGCCTAGGCACATGAAGGTCCGGAAACACCACATAATAGTACATGAATACACCCAATATCCCCGCAACTATCGTTCCCCAAATCACTCCAGACAAACCGAACAAATTTACCCACCAAATACTTAGAGAGATATTTATAACCCCTGTAGTTATCGCCACCAAACCAGGCTTTTTTGAATTCCCTATTCCGGTGCATACCTCTCCCAAAAAAGCATTCGATTGCCAGAGCAACTGAAAGAAACAGGCCAACTGAGCAATCCAGACATAATCTTGATATCTACCCCCCATCCATAAACGAATAAATGGCCCGGCCAAAAAAACACCCATCACTGCAACAAAGGCTAACAACGTGTTGTGATAACGAGCACCCTTGTAAATAAACCGATCAACCCCTTCCCTCCCATTGACGGCATGCGTTTCACTAACTGCCGGCATGATTGCCGTGGCCGACAATCCCGATATCTGCTGAATCATTCTGAACGGATACACTATAACCGAATAAACCGTTATCATGACGACTGGGAGAGCCGCCCCTATGATTAGTTGATCGGATTCATACTCGAGCATGACTGCTAGTTTCCCCAGCATGAGCCAAAGACTGAAATTGAACATCCATTTAAGGACATCAAACTTAACCGTTATGAACCTAACTGACCAAAAGGGGATTTCTTGCTTAAGCCAAACAAATTGCCAAACTGCGCCTACTAATTTATCAATATTGTAAGCCACAAAGATCAAAGGCAAGGGGTGAGAGTAGATCGCCAAAAGCATGGCTAACCCAATGGCCAGTATCCGCCCACAGCCAAGGGTAAAGTTCAGCTTCTGGAAATTTTGGAGACCCCGGAAAGCTCCTTCAAGAACTAATCTCGGCCAGGCAATAATTGCGAACACACCTGCAATGTAAAACAAATTCTTCGCAGAGGCGTAGTGACTTTGCGAAATATTCAGCAACGATAAACCATCAAAACCAACAAACAAAAAGATCAAACTACAAACGACAAATCCGGCTACTGTAAACACAAAAAGGGACGAATTAATAACTTGATTAACTTTTTCCTCATCTTGCTTTGCACTAAATTCAGCAACATATTTCGTGATAGCCGCAGGCAGTCCAAAATCGAAGGCATGGAAATATCCAACCACAAGATTGGCAAGTATAAGCAGTCCGAAAGCCTCTTCCCCTACAGTGCCGATCAGCACGGGTATTGCAATGAGGTTGAGGAGTATATTGATCAATCGAAGCAAATAATTTGAAAAGGTATTGGTAATAATTTTTTTCAGCATGGAATCTTCATTTAACCATCAGCCGCCGACCTGTGACCAATTAATGGGTGTGCCACGCTTAATTTCCCCAACGGCCTTTTTGCCTAGAACAGTCTCAAAATATTTTGGCGGCAAACCATGCCCAGGGCGAATACAACGTACATTCTCCAGAGTAAACTCTTCACCCTCCGCTATGTCTTGCACGGCGTACAATGACCTTCGGAACACCAAAGACTTCTTTTCTGCCTCCAAAGGTCCATAACTGACTTTCCCAAGGGATTGCCAAGCCCTTTCAACCTCTTGAACCAGAGATTTCATTTCTTCTGGTTCTAAAGAAAAAACTGCGTCCACTCCACCTCCATCACGGTTGAGCGTGAAATGTTTTTCAATAACTTTCGCACCCAAAGCAACACTTGCCACAGAAACACCCACCCCCAGAGTGTGGTCAGAGATCCCAACTTCACAATCGAACAAATCACTCAAATGTGGGATCGTCAGGATATTTGTATTTTCAGGTGTTGCAGGATAGGTACTGGTACACTTGAGCAAGATGAGGTCCTTGCACCCAGCCTCTCTCGCAGCACGGACCGTCTCATCCAGCTCCGCAACCGTTGCCATTCCCGTTGAAATGATCATTGGCTTGCCGGTTGCGGCGACTTTACGAATGAGGGGGATGTCGGTGTTTTCAAAAGAGGCAATCTTGTAGCAGGGCACCTCGAGATCCTCAAGAAAATCAACGGAAGTATCATCAAAAGGGGTACTGAAACAGATGAGCCCTAGATCCTTACAACGATCAAAGATTGGTTTATGCCATTCCCAAGGGGTGTATGCCTCCCTGTACAAATCGTAGAGAGAACGTCCTTTCCAGGGATTGTTTTGGTCTTCAATAAAGAAACCGCCTTCAGAAAGATCCAAAGTCATTGTATCTGCGGTATAAGTCTGGAGTTTGATAGCATGGGCCCCCGACTGTGCAGCAGCTTCTACGATTTTCAGTGCCATATCCAACGACTGGTTATGATTGCCAGACATTTCAGCAATTATCAAAGGAGGCTCTCCTTTGCCAATATAACGTCCGGAGATTTCAATTGTTTTTTCAATAGCTCTATGCATGGTTCAATTCCTGCACATACGTGAGATGATTCTTGATATAACCTGCTTTTTTAAATGCCTTTTGAGAGGCAATATTTTCCGGCAGTATCTCAGCAAAGATACGAAGGACTTGAGGATAATTCTGTCTTAACCACTCACTACCAGAACGAATCAGTTGGGGCCCTGTGCCTGGAGGTTGCCCCCCAGGCACCAGATAGACAGAGATCGTAGCGCTTTCTCCCTTCAGGTCATACCTAAGCACACCAACCGGTCCAGAAGTCGCTTCAGCGACCAGAAGTACTTGATCAGGATTTTTCAAACTATTCTCAAACCACCTTTGATGGTCTTCAAAGGGAATGACGGTTGAATCAAATATATGGCGGCGAGTTTCTTCATCATTTCGCCATCGATAAATCGATTCGCAATCATTCATTGTTGCACGCCGTAGCATCAAATCAGGCTGGGCCATTAATTGAACTATCCGCTTAACACCCAAACCATCAGTGAGCTGCATAGATTCTCGTGAAAAACTCTCCAATGTTTCTGGTGAACGGCGCAAGGTCTCGAGAGCATATTGTATAGCCTCCACGGAAACTTCACTTTCAGGTCCCAGATACAATTGACAACCTCGCGCAGCAAGGCCCTTCGCTATTGCCTCCTGATTTTCGGCTACAGAAATAACCAAACCAGGGAGCCCGAGACAACATCGCTCCCATGTTGTCGTTCCTCCAGCACAAATTGCGAGATCCGCCTCAGAGATTAACTTCGGCATCTCTTTTGTCTGACAATAAATATTTATGTTCGTGTTTTTAGAACAAAAACTCTCTATAGATTTGCGGTTCGGATTTTTTGCACCAACAACAACATCAACGGCAATATCAGGGCATCCCATGCGCTCTAGCGCCTGAAGTGCCCTTAATGTCTGATTGCTTGAGTCAATTCCTCCAAAAAAGACCAGCACTCTTTTAACGTTTCCAGATCTAGGGCCGAGTTTTTTTCTAGCCTCTGAAAACTCTTGCCTGAGCAACGCATATTTTGGCCCCAATAGTATCTGACAATCCTGTGGTACCAACCCCGTGTAACGCCCTGTGTTGTCCCTCAAAACGTTCTGATCGAGCAAAAGATCGCAATCATGAGCCCGGTTTGCCAAATCATCTATGACCATTATTTTCCGGACATACGGTCTGACTTCTTCTTCCCAACTACGATCTAAAGCGTAATGATCCACTATCAACCAATCCAAATAAGCCGCGTTTTTTAACAGCTGAACAGTTTCAAGAGCATCAGTGCCCTTTGAGACCCCTAACCAAGAGGAATAATCTTCATCCAGCTCTCCAACCTGGTTCTCTTCGACATGAGCAGGCAGCTGCCACAATGGAAACCCGAACTCTTCTACAATCCAGTTACTGTTTCCCCGCAAGTCTCTGGCTATAAAGGTTACGTCGGCACCTCGATTTTTAAGCTCGTTTGCCAACGCCAGGCACCGCATCAAATGCCCAGTTCCAATATTCTCTGAAGAGTCTGTGCGGATAAGTATTTTCATAGAAGTTAACGAACCTTGAACAAAGGCTCTAGCGGCTCACAGCGCAAAAATTCTTTTAATTTCTGATTGTTGATTGCGTCTTTGATTATGTAGAGGACCTCATCATAGGCAGTAACCACGCTCGTAAGATCCTCATCGGTCATGGCATAACTGACATTGTGAGTACCAAACGTCAGTATTCCTCGAGCGATCATCTCCTGCATAAAGAGGGTCTTGATCTCCCACATACTGTAAGGAGCAACATCTTGAAGCATAAAGAACGACCAGCTTGGATGCCCTGCCAACTCAACGATATGCTCGATTTCATGTTTCTGAATTAGAACCTTCAGTCGATCAAGTATCATTTGCCCTTTTTGATACAGTGTGTCGACCACTGGCTCACGCTGAAGTTTATTCATGGTTGCAAGAGCTGCCGCCAACGAAAGTGTTTCGCCTCCGAAGGTAAAAGAGAAAAAAATCTCCTCCATCAACTTCATAATTTCAGCCTTGCCAACCACGGCAGAGACAGGGTAACCGTTCGCTAGCCCTTTGCCGAATGTTGCAAGATCTGGAGTCACGCCAAAAAAAGCCTGAGCCCCACCATTGGCAAATCGGAAGCCCGTTATCGTCTCATCAAAGACGAGAACAGCTCCGTACTTTTTAGCCAGAACCTGAACCTCTTCAAGGAAACTGTCAGCAGGTTCTACTACATTCATCGGCTCCAGAATAACTGCGGCAATCTGGTCCGGCCATTGCCTGAAAATTTCATGCAACGACTCAATATTGTTATACATGAACGTATGGGTGAGATCGCTCGTGGCCCTCGGCACTCCCAGATTTCTTGTAGTGGATCCAATGTACCAGTCCTGCCAACCGTGGTAGCCGCACACAGCTACATGGTCACGACCGGTGTAGGCCCTGGAGACACGGATGGCGCCGGCAGTGGCATCTGAACCATTTTTCCCAAAACGAACAAGTTCGGCACAGGGGACCATCTCTTTAATTGTCTCTGCCACCTGCATCTCTATCGGGTGGGATAAGGAAAAGATGACACCTTCAGTTAATTGCATTTGCACAGCTTCATTAACATCGGGGTCGTTGTAGCCAAGAGTGACTGCGGCAAGTGAGTTGATTAAATCAATATATTCGTTACCATCCACGTCCCAAACCCTGCTTCCTTGACCTTTGGAGAGGAAATAAGGTGATACACCGCGAGGAAATTGGGTCATGCTTTTACTAAAAGTTTGTGAGCCAAGCGGGATGCTGCGTAAGGCTCTCTCAAGCAGCCTTTCTGAACAATCATATCTTTCAGACATTTTTGAGTCCTCATTGAACATCAAGTCGATTCTCACTGTCTTTGTCTCTTGATTTTTTCAGACCTTCATTCCGTTGAAATTTGGAATTCCTGATTGAAAGATCAGGCCTCCTTTCCAACAATTCAAGAATATGCTCCATGCCAAATTCAGGATTATTGGGCCAAAGTTCCTCATATACGCTCGACACAAACAAGAAATCTTCAGGCTCATCTACTGTCCAGCGCAGGTCAGATAGGTCCTTGCTGTTTTTGATACAGCCCAGAGCAAACATCTCTGGATTTTGATGAACGTACAAAGTGACATGTTCCCGTTCCGAAGGGAGCTTTGCCTCCTGCCATGCCCTTCTCAGACATTTAAAGCTAATGACTTCAACGTCCAGCCCATCTGGGAAACTTGGTTCCAAGGTATTGCTTGTATAATCATCCCCGCTTTCCAAATGAGCCCTGATCACACGATCAATAATGGCAGGGTCTGCTAAGGGACAGTCTCCTGTCATACGGACCACATGCTCAGGTGTGAATGAAGAAGCCGTCTGGTAAAAACGATCAAGGACATCGTCCAGAGAACCTCGCCGAAACTCAATGCCGGTCTCCATACACACTTTGACCAACTCATCATCTGAAGGATCGGTACTAGTGGCCACTAATATTCGATCTATTTTTTGGGAGCGTTGTAGACGTTCTAGCTGCCGAGCAATCATCGGCTTGCCCATAATATTTTTTAATACCTTACCTGGCAAACGTGTTGAACTAACTCTAGCCTGCAGAATCCCAAGTATCATGGTGCAACTCTCCACAAGCTCGGGTTCAGAACATTTGGGTCATCAAGAGCAAAAGCTCTTAACGAATCCAAAAATTCACTAGGCAATTTGACGTGATCTTGATCGATTAGTTCTTCAAACTCCTCCAGGCAGGAAACCCCGCAAACAATGGCGTTGACCTCGTCGAGTGCATTTACAAATCCGAGTGCAGCTTGAACGGGCGTATAGCCTGATTCCTCAATGGCATTTCGAAGAAGGTCTAAATTCTTTTTCACACCCTCAAAATAGGGAGGCAAATCTTCGGGCTTCACAAGAAGAAGCCCCTGCAAAAAAATGGAGCGGGCGTGAACCTCAACATCTGCATTTTTGAGAGAGGTGAGGTGCCCACTCAACAGCAACCGTTGATCCAGCACACTTACAGGAACCTGCATCAACTGAATTGGATATCGCATCATGCATTGCTCTATCTGCTCAGCTGTATAAACAGACACACCAATTTTCTTCACGAGGCCTTGTTCCTGTAACATCTCCATAGCCTCAAAAAGTGCCATCCCTGATTCGCTGAGGAGATCACAAGGTTGATGCACCATGAGGCCATAAACAGACTCTACGCCCAGCCTCTCTAAAGAGTCTTTAAAGGTATCGCCTAATTGCTCGGCCACATCTCTCCCACTTAGCCCCTTTTCGAAAATCTTTGTTTTTGTAATTATTTTAAATGGGGAAAGACCTGATATTACATGTCCAATAATTTCTTCGCTTCGCCCATAAGCAGGCGCAGTATCAAGGATGTTTATATTTGAAACGCTCGCCATTTTAAGAATACGCGCGACCTCTTTTTCAGGTGTGCGCCCCTTGGAATTAGAAATTCCATAATCCATTCCAAACTGAGCAGTTCCAATAGCCAGCTTTGATTGATAGATTTCTGCTTGGATAGTCATAGCTAGTTATTTTCCACTACTTCATGAACAGCATTTAATACCTGTTGGACATCCTTGTCGGTCATTGAGGGGTAAAGAGGGAGTGTAATGACTCTGGAGTAATATTTATTAGCTTCAGGGTAATCACCTACAGATAAGTTGAAATTGTCAGCGTAAAAAGGCTGCAGATGTAATGGGATATAATGGACATTCACCCCAAGGCCACACTCACGTAAAGCTTCGAAAACTACTCGGCGATCGAACGATTGAAAACCCAGCATATACAAATGCCAAGAGGAGTTCGCTCCGGCCCTCTGCTGTGGGACAATCAACGTGTCGCACTCTGAGAAGGCGTCGTTATATTTTTTTACAATCTGCCGCCGGCGCCCGACAAATTCATCAAGCCGTTTTAGTTGAGACAGCCCAAGAGCACACTGAATATCGGTAATACGATAGTTGAAACCCAGTTCTTGTTGCTCGTAGTACCAAGGGCCGTCATTACGCCCCAGTCGTTTTGGATCCTTGATAATCCCATGGGTGCGCAGAAGGCAGAGTCGTTCGTATAGTTCAGGGCTATTGGTGGTGATCATCCCCCCCTCTCCGGTCGTCAAATGCTTAACCGGATGAAAGGAAAAAATGGCCATGTCGGAGTGGGCACAACAACCAACCTTGTAAGTCCGGCCATCGACTTCATAGCTGGCACCTATCGCATGTGCAGCGTCTTCGATGACAATGAGGTTGTTCCTTTTAGAAATTGTCGAAATCTCAACCATGTCACAAGGCTGTCCGGCAAAATGAACCGGGATCAAACCTTTAGTCTTTGAAGTAATTTTTCTCTTAATTTGCTCCGGATCTATACAGTAGGTGTTTCGATCAATATCGGCAAATACCGGAGTAGCTCCTGAGTAGACAATGCAGTTGGCCGAGGCAACGAAGGTGATCGGTGAAGTAATGACTTCATCACCTTCCTCAAAACCAGCGGCTAGTGCCGCCAAGTGCAACGCAGCAGTCCCGTTCGAGACGGCAACAGCGTATTTGGCACCACAATATTCGGCGACAGCACGCTCGAATTGCTCAACCACTGGCCCCTGTGTTAGCCGGTCAGAGCGAAGCACATCCACAACCGCCTGGATATCTTCTTCACTAATGGACTGCCGCCCGTATGGAATAAATTTCTTTTTACCCATCATCAAATACTGAATTCAGAATCCACATGCTCTGTAATCAGTGAACGAATCTGTTCAACGGAGAGCCAGTCTGTATTTGATCCACTGTTGTAACTGAACCCCTGTGGGCAAGGTCGACCACCGTTGTTGCTCATAAACTCATCAGGACACCAGAATCTGATTGATGGCAAAATTACGAAATAATCATCAAATTCAACTGTGTTGATGGCGTCAGTCGCCGTGACCATTTCTTCATGCAACTTCTCCCCAGGCCGGATACCCACAATTTCCGTTTTACAGCCTGGCGCTATGGCTTCAGCAATATCCATGATGCGGTAACTGGGGATCTTCGGTACAAAAATCTCGCCGCCCCACATGATATCCAAAGCCTTCAAGACAAGCTCAACACCTTCCTGCAAGGTGATGTTGAACCGGGTCATGTTCTCATCAGTGATCGGCAAGACCCCTTCCTTCCGTTTGTCCAAAAAGAAAGGAATGACACTGCCCCGGCTGCCCATGACGTTGCCATAACGGACGACTGAAAGTTTTATGTCTTGAAGACCCTTCATGTTATTGGCCGCAACAAAAAGTTTATCGCTACATAATTTGGTCGCGCCATAAAGGTTGATAGGGCCGGCGGCCTTATCGGTACTCAGGGCAACGACCTTTTTCACATCTGAATCAAGGCACGCCTCAATGACATTCTGCGCACCGATGACGTTGGTTTTGATACATTCAAACGGATTGTATTCGGCAGCAGGCACCTGCTTGAGAGCGGCCGCATGAATGACAATATCAATGCCCTTTAAAGCCCTGATCAGGCGGTCCCGGTCCCTGACATCACCAATGAAATATCTAATTTGGGGGTATTGCTCTTCTGGGAATTGCTGAGCCATTTCAAACTGCTTTAACTCATCCCGAGAAAACACAACCACACGTTTGATTTCAGGATAGTTTTTTAAGATAGTTTCGATAAATTTCTTACCGAATGAACCAGTGCCACCTGTTACAAGAATTGATTTTTCCTTGAGCATGTTATCCTTGCCCTTCGAATCATTTTCCTTAACAACGCAATTGAATTAATGATATTAATAAAATTAAAGACCTGACTCTGGAAACCTCTCAGGAGGACAGGCACCTGCGTGGTCAATCCCTAGCGGCCCATCCTCTTTTTTATCTTGTTCAACTCAAGCCCCGTTAAGGGTGTGTTCACATAATTCGTCCAGTTCTCTGGTAGCGGGATCGGCAACGCTGTCAGCAAATTGCTCTGCTCCACATCACATCTCTCACGATGTGAAGATCAGGGAATCTGCCGGGGACGTAGTTGATATATCCACAATCCTCAAGTCTAACCCCAAATTCGGCGTTCAAACCGCCTCAGCCACCCTCTCTGCGTCCCCTTCCCGCTCCAGGTATATTCCACCTGAATACACCTGGTCAGATAACTGTAGACGGACTCTTTGCCGCAATGGCTTTTGCCATCTTTTTCACCGCCGTATTGACAATCGCTACAAACCGCCAGGTACATTCATGTTCTCCTGAAAATTCAAAAACCAATTGACCGCTGATGAAGTCGAAGGCCTTGAAATCAATATCTTGCCTTTGAGATTCAAACCCTATCCGCGTCCATCTGCGTTCATCTGCGGCTATTAGCCTTTTACAAACTCCAATACTGCATCCCAACCTTCTCCACCTCATCCCTCGCCAGCACACCCTTCACATCCATCACCACCCCGGAGCCGTTGCCATTGCCGCAGAGATCCTTGAGCTGCTTCGGAGTGATATCCGCAAAAGCCCTATGAGCAACCGCCCAGACAACCCCATCCACCGGGGCGATGTCTTCGAGGTCAACCAGGTCGAGACCGTATTCGTGCTGAGCTTCACCAGGATCGGCCATGGGGTCGTGGACCAGCACCTCGACGCCGTACTCCCTGAGTTCGGCAACGATATCGACCACCTTGGTATTGCGGA
It includes:
- a CDS encoding aminotransferase class III-fold pyridoxal phosphate-dependent enzyme; translated protein: MSERYDCSERLLERALRSIPLGSQTFSKSMTQFPRGVSPYFLSKGQGSRVWDVDGNEYIDLINSLAAVTLGYNDPDVNEAVQMQLTEGVIFSLSHPIEMQVAETIKEMVPCAELVRFGKNGSDATAGAIRVSRAYTGRDHVAVCGYHGWQDWYIGSTTRNLGVPRATSDLTHTFMYNNIESLHEIFRQWPDQIAAVILEPMNVVEPADSFLEEVQVLAKKYGAVLVFDETITGFRFANGGAQAFFGVTPDLATFGKGLANGYPVSAVVGKAEIMKLMEEIFFSFTFGGETLSLAAALATMNKLQREPVVDTLYQKGQMILDRLKVLIQKHEIEHIVELAGHPSWSFFMLQDVAPYSMWEIKTLFMQEMIARGILTFGTHNVSYAMTDEDLTSVVTAYDEVLYIIKDAINNQKLKEFLRCEPLEPLFKVR
- the pseC gene encoding UDP-4-amino-4,6-dideoxy-N-acetyl-beta-L-altrosamine transaminase — its product is MGKKKFIPYGRQSISEEDIQAVVDVLRSDRLTQGPVVEQFERAVAEYCGAKYAVAVSNGTAALHLAALAAGFEEGDEVITSPITFVASANCIVYSGATPVFADIDRNTYCIDPEQIKRKITSKTKGLIPVHFAGQPCDMVEISTISKRNNLIVIEDAAHAIGASYEVDGRTYKVGCCAHSDMAIFSFHPVKHLTTGEGGMITTNSPELYERLCLLRTHGIIKDPKRLGRNDGPWYYEQQELGFNYRITDIQCALGLSQLKRLDEFVGRRRQIVKKYNDAFSECDTLIVPQQRAGANSSWHLYMLGFQSFDRRVVFEALRECGLGVNVHYIPLHLQPFYADNFNLSVGDYPEANKYYSRVITLPLYPSMTDKDVQQVLNAVHEVVENN
- a CDS encoding cytidylyltransferase domain-containing protein, which translates into the protein MILGILQARVSSTRLPGKVLKNIMGKPMIARQLERLQRSQKIDRILVATSTDPSDDELVKVCMETGIEFRRGSLDDVLDRFYQTASSFTPEHVVRMTGDCPLADPAIIDRVIRAHLESGDDYTSNTLEPSFPDGLDVEVISFKCLRRAWQEAKLPSEREHVTLYVHQNPEMFALGCIKNSKDLSDLRWTVDEPEDFLFVSSVYEELWPNNPEFGMEHILELLERRPDLSIRNSKFQRNEGLKKSRDKDSENRLDVQ
- a CDS encoding aldo/keto reductase — encoded protein: MTIQAEIYQSKLAIGTAQFGMDYGISNSKGRTPEKEVARILKMASVSNINILDTAPAYGRSEEIIGHVISGLSPFKIITKTKIFEKGLSGRDVAEQLGDTFKDSLERLGVESVYGLMVHQPCDLLSESGMALFEAMEMLQEQGLVKKIGVSVYTAEQIEQCMMRYPIQLMQVPVSVLDQRLLLSGHLTSLKNADVEVHARSIFLQGLLLVKPEDLPPYFEGVKKNLDLLRNAIEESGYTPVQAALGFVNALDEVNAIVCGVSCLEEFEELIDQDHVKLPSEFLDSLRAFALDDPNVLNPSLWRVAP
- the pseB gene encoding UDP-N-acetylglucosamine 4,6-dehydratase (inverting), translating into MLKEKSILVTGGTGSFGKKFIETILKNYPEIKRVVVFSRDELKQFEMAQQFPEEQYPQIRYFIGDVRDRDRLIRALKGIDIVIHAAALKQVPAAEYNPFECIKTNVIGAQNVIEACLDSDVKKVVALSTDKAAGPINLYGATKLCSDKLFVAANNMKGLQDIKLSVVRYGNVMGSRGSVIPFFLDKRKEGVLPITDENMTRFNITLQEGVELVLKALDIMWGGEIFVPKIPSYRIMDIAEAIAPGCKTEIVGIRPGEKLHEEMVTATDAINTVEFDDYFVILPSIRFWCPDEFMSNNGGRPCPQGFSYNSGSNTDWLSVEQIRSLITEHVDSEFSI